One segment of Bacteroides caecimuris DNA contains the following:
- a CDS encoding DUF6078 family protein, whose translation MKTDFDYNSMPVSFAHCLNGHCLRADKCLRRQVSLRMPKERATVMVINPEHIASDGGDCTYFIDEKPVLFARGMKHLLDQVPLADATVIKRQMMAYFGKTIYYRCCNKERLIKPKEQEYIQGLFRRRGITEMPQFDEYVEYYDLG comes from the coding sequence ATGAAAACTGATTTCGATTACAATTCTATGCCCGTTAGCTTCGCTCATTGCTTGAACGGACATTGTTTGCGTGCGGACAAATGTCTGCGACGACAAGTATCTCTCCGAATGCCGAAAGAGCGGGCTACTGTAATGGTTATTAATCCCGAACATATCGCTTCCGATGGTGGGGACTGTACGTACTTTATTGATGAAAAGCCGGTGCTCTTTGCACGGGGCATGAAACATTTGCTGGACCAGGTGCCGCTGGCTGATGCCACCGTTATCAAACGACAGATGATGGCCTACTTCGGCAAAACGATCTATTACCGTTGTTGCAACAAGGAACGGCTGATTAAACCGAAGGAGCAGGAATACATACAGGGACTTTTCCGCAGGCGGGGAATTACCGAAATGCCTCAATTTGACGAATATGTAGAATACTATGATCTTGGGTAA
- a CDS encoding DUF5715 family protein: MTIYKLRILPLSLLVIGLTTLTSGCKKKDMSLKLNEPRNVRGVVSYKRSFPDLNDAHLEAAKKTGIRPLADREAAEAMKEKLTHITDNEFYVVDSLTHSIPYLVPCASALLDTIGSNFLDSLTAKGLNPNQVIVTSVLRTENDVKRLRRRNRNASANSAHCFGATFDVSWKRFKKVEDKDGRPLQDVSSDTLKLVLSEVLRDLRKAEKCYIKYELKQGCFHITAR, from the coding sequence ATGACTATTTATAAGCTTCGCATATTACCGCTATCTTTACTAGTTATCGGGCTTACAACGCTTACTTCGGGTTGCAAAAAGAAAGACATGTCGCTGAAACTGAACGAGCCGCGCAATGTTCGTGGCGTAGTCAGCTACAAACGTTCTTTCCCTGATTTGAACGATGCACATCTGGAAGCAGCCAAAAAGACTGGGATCCGTCCATTGGCAGACCGGGAGGCAGCAGAAGCTATGAAAGAAAAGCTAACTCATATTACCGACAATGAGTTTTATGTAGTAGATTCACTGACACACTCCATCCCCTATCTCGTTCCTTGTGCCAGCGCGCTACTCGATACGATCGGTTCCAATTTCCTCGATTCATTGACTGCCAAAGGCTTGAATCCGAATCAGGTAATCGTTACTTCGGTGTTGCGTACCGAAAACGATGTGAAACGCCTCCGTCGTCGCAACCGAAATGCTTCGGCAAACTCGGCACATTGCTTCGGAGCCACTTTCGACGTCAGTTGGAAACGCTTCAAAAAGGTAGAAGACAAAGACGGACGTCCCTTACAGGACGTAAGCTCAGATACTCTGAAACTCGTTCTGTCTGAGGTATTAAGGGACTTGCGGAAAGCGGAAAAATGCTATATTAAATATGAATTAAAGCAAGGATGTTTCCATATCACCGCCCGATAA
- a CDS encoding ATP-binding protein, with translation MSKLYPIGIQNFESLRNDGYLYIDKTRLIYQLVKTGRYYFLSRPRRFGKSLLISTLEAYYQGKKELFEGLAIEQLEKDWIKHPILHLDLNIEKYDTPESLDQILNDNLEHWESLYGTRPSEVSFSLRFAGIIQRAYEQTGQRVVILVDEYDKPMLQAIGNEELQKYYRNTLKPFYGALKSKDGCIKLGFLTGVTKFGKVSVFSDLNNLIDISMDEQYVELCGITEKEIHDNMEEDLHILADKQKMTYEEVCSELKECYDGYHFVENSIGIYNPFSLLNTFYKMKFGSYWFETGTPTYLVELLKKSNYNLQRITHEETDADVLNSIDSTSRNPIPVIYQSGYLTIKGFDNRFEIYRLGFPNREVEEGFVKYLLPFYTNIDVIESPFQIRQFVDEVEQGDYDAFFRRLQSFFADTPYELVRDLELHYQNVLFIVFKLIGFYVKAEYHTSQGRIALVLQTDHFIYVMEFKLEGTAEEALQQINDKHYAQAFTADKRQIFKIGINFSNETRNIEKWIVEDLQ, from the coding sequence ATGAGCAAGCTATATCCTATCGGCATACAGAATTTTGAAAGTCTCCGTAACGACGGTTATCTTTATATAGATAAAACCCGACTCATTTACCAATTAGTAAAAACCGGTCGTTACTATTTTCTTAGCCGCCCCCGCCGCTTTGGGAAAAGTCTGCTAATATCTACTCTTGAAGCATACTATCAGGGAAAGAAAGAACTATTCGAAGGATTGGCTATCGAACAACTGGAAAAAGACTGGATCAAACATCCGATATTACACCTTGATTTAAATATCGAGAAATATGATACTCCCGAAAGTCTGGACCAAATACTCAATGACAATCTGGAACATTGGGAAAGCCTGTATGGCACACGCCCGTCGGAAGTTTCCTTTTCTTTACGCTTTGCAGGCATCATACAGCGGGCTTACGAACAGACCGGGCAACGTGTCGTTATCCTTGTAGACGAATATGACAAACCGATGCTGCAAGCCATCGGAAACGAAGAACTGCAAAAATATTACCGAAACACACTAAAGCCTTTCTATGGAGCATTAAAGAGTAAAGACGGATGCATCAAACTCGGATTCCTTACAGGTGTTACCAAATTCGGAAAAGTCAGTGTATTCAGCGACCTGAACAATCTGATTGATATTTCAATGGATGAACAGTACGTGGAACTCTGCGGTATCACAGAGAAAGAAATCCACGACAATATGGAAGAAGACTTGCATATCTTGGCTGATAAGCAAAAAATGACTTATGAAGAGGTATGCTCCGAACTGAAAGAATGTTATGATGGTTATCATTTCGTAGAAAATTCCATAGGAATATACAATCCATTCAGTTTGCTCAACACATTCTACAAGATGAAATTCGGTAGTTACTGGTTTGAGACCGGCACCCCGACTTATCTGGTAGAATTACTAAAGAAATCTAATTATAATCTCCAACGTATCACGCATGAAGAAACGGATGCAGATGTACTGAACAGCATTGATTCGACGTCCCGAAATCCTATTCCGGTTATCTATCAAAGCGGATATCTAACGATCAAAGGATTTGACAATCGCTTTGAAATTTATCGACTAGGATTTCCCAATCGAGAAGTAGAAGAAGGTTTTGTAAAATACCTCCTTCCGTTCTATACCAATATAGACGTAATCGAATCTCCTTTCCAAATACGGCAGTTTGTCGATGAAGTGGAACAAGGTGATTATGATGCCTTTTTCCGCCGCCTGCAAAGTTTCTTTGCCGATACACCTTACGAATTGGTACGCGATTTGGAACTACATTATCAAAATGTACTCTTCATCGTATTTAAACTCATTGGATTCTATGTAAAAGCAGAATATCATACCTCACAAGGGCGCATTGCCCTCGTCCTGCAAACCGATCATTTCATCTATGTGATGGAATTCAAACTGGAAGGAACTGCCGAAGAGGCTCTGCAACAAATCAATGATAAACATTATGCACAAGCGTTTACTGCCGACAAGCGACAAATATTTAAAATAGGCATCAATTTCAGTAATGAAACAAGAAACATCGAAAAGTGGATAGTAGAAGATTTGCAATAA
- a CDS encoding phosphoribosylaminoimidazolesuccinocarboxamide synthase — translation MKALTKTDFNFPGQKSVYHGKVRDVYNINGEKLVMVATDRISAFDVVLPEGIPYKGQMLNQIAAKFLDATTDICPNWKLATPDPMVTVGVLCEGFPVEMIVRGYLCGSAWRAYKSGVREICGVKLPDGMRENQKFPEPIVTPTTKAEMGLHDEDISKEEILKQGLATPEEYEILEKYTLALFKRGTEIAAERGLILVDTKYEFGKHNGTIYLMDEIHTPDSSRYFYAEGYQERFKKGEPQKQLSKEFVREWLMENGFQGKEGQEVPEMTPAIVQSISDRYIELFENITGEKFVKEDTTNIAERIFKNVETFLNR, via the coding sequence ATGAAAGCATTAACAAAAACAGATTTCAACTTTCCGGGACAGAAAAGTGTGTACCACGGAAAAGTGCGCGATGTGTACAACATCAACGGCGAAAAACTCGTCATGGTAGCAACCGACCGTATTTCGGCCTTTGACGTAGTACTGCCTGAAGGTATTCCTTACAAAGGACAAATGCTGAACCAAATTGCAGCAAAATTCCTTGATGCCACTACTGACATCTGTCCGAACTGGAAACTGGCTACTCCGGACCCAATGGTGACAGTGGGTGTGTTGTGTGAAGGTTTTCCGGTGGAAATGATTGTGCGTGGTTACCTGTGCGGTAGCGCATGGCGGGCCTATAAAAGCGGTGTCCGCGAGATTTGCGGCGTGAAATTGCCGGACGGAATGCGCGAAAACCAAAAATTCCCTGAACCGATCGTCACTCCGACTACGAAAGCAGAAATGGGATTGCACGACGAAGACATCTCTAAAGAAGAAATCCTGAAACAGGGATTGGCTACTCCGGAAGAGTATGAAATCCTCGAAAAATATACATTAGCCCTTTTCAAACGCGGTACTGAAATAGCAGCAGAACGCGGACTGATTCTCGTAGATACAAAATACGAATTCGGCAAGCACAACGGTACCATCTACCTGATGGACGAAATCCACACTCCGGATTCAAGCCGTTATTTCTATGCTGAAGGTTACCAGGAACGTTTCAAAAAAGGCGAACCACAGAAACAACTTTCTAAAGAGTTCGTTCGCGAATGGTTGATGGAAAACGGTTTTCAGGGCAAAGAAGGTCAGGAAGTGCCTGAGATGACTCCGGCTATCGTACAAAGCATCAGTGACCGTTACATCGAATTGTTCGAAAACATCACCGGTGAGAAGTTTGTGAAAGAAGATACTACCAACATCGCTGAACGCATATTCAAAAACGTTGAAACGTTCTTGAATCGTTGA
- a CDS encoding AAA family ATPase, protein MKPYNPFLVYGYNSPEYFCDREKETDKMISALLNERNLTLISPRRMGKTGLIKNVFYRMKRENNPNAAYFYMDIYSTRDLKAFIQLLAQNVLGELDTLSQNILRQMTAFFKSCRPIISADERSGMPTITLDFAPTHAEQTLKEILNYMVASKKQCYLAIDEFQQITEYPEKGVEALLRSHIQFMPNVHFIFSGSKKHVMEEMFTSAKRPFYQSTQIIVLTEIPLENYYSFAHSFFAKKKRELTLETFSYLYQLENGHTWYVQSILNRLYEKKISPIDNRLVDRCINDILDEQETIYQSNLTLLTNNQVDLLKAIATEGCIKNINANDFIKKHHLKTPSSVNVALKSLLNKELIYNTPDGYIVYDRFFGKWLKDAVI, encoded by the coding sequence ATGAAGCCATACAATCCATTCCTTGTATACGGTTACAACAGTCCCGAATACTTTTGCGATCGGGAGAAAGAAACTGATAAAATGATTTCAGCTTTACTAAATGAACGTAACCTGACCTTAATATCCCCCCGACGCATGGGAAAGACGGGACTCATCAAAAATGTATTCTATCGAATGAAGCGGGAAAATAATCCGAATGCTGCCTATTTTTATATGGACATTTACTCTACACGTGATTTAAAAGCATTCATCCAGTTACTTGCTCAAAATGTACTTGGAGAATTAGATACTCTGTCCCAAAACATACTCCGGCAAATGACTGCTTTCTTCAAATCTTGCCGTCCTATTATCAGTGCTGACGAAAGAAGTGGTATGCCTACCATAACATTAGACTTTGCTCCCACCCACGCTGAACAAACATTGAAAGAAATACTCAATTATATGGTAGCCTCAAAGAAGCAATGTTATCTTGCCATTGATGAATTCCAACAAATTACAGAATATCCGGAAAAAGGTGTAGAAGCATTGCTCCGCTCTCATATCCAATTCATGCCCAATGTACACTTTATCTTTTCCGGAAGTAAAAAACATGTAATGGAGGAAATGTTTACTTCTGCAAAACGTCCTTTTTATCAAAGTACCCAAATCATTGTATTAACGGAAATCCCACTGGAGAATTATTATTCGTTCGCACACTCATTCTTTGCTAAGAAAAAAAGAGAATTGACACTAGAAACATTTTCCTATTTGTACCAACTTGAAAACGGACACACATGGTACGTCCAAAGTATACTCAACCGATTGTATGAAAAGAAAATCAGCCCCATTGATAACCGACTGGTAGATAGATGTATAAATGACATTTTAGATGAACAGGAAACCATATATCAAAGTAACCTGACTCTACTAACCAACAATCAAGTAGATTTATTGAAAGCTATTGCCACAGAAGGCTGTATAAAAAACATAAATGCCAATGACTTCATCAAAAAGCACCATCTAAAAACGCCCAGTAGCGTTAACGTAGCACTAAAATCCTTACTAAATAAAGAACTGATATATAATACACCAGATGGGTATATTGTCTATGACCGTTTTTTCGGAAAATGGCTGAAAGATGCAGTAATCTAA
- a CDS encoding PhoH family protein, whose translation MIEKAIVLEDVDPVIFYGVNNANMQLIKALHPKLRIVARGNVIKVLGDEEEMCAFEENITKLEKYCAEYNSLKEEVIIDIIKGNAPQAEQTGNVIVFSVTGKPIIPRSENQLKLVEGFAKNDMVFAIGPAGSGKTYTAIALAVRALKNKEIKKIILSRPAVEAGEKLGFLPGDMKDKIDPYLQPLYDALQDMIPAAKLKEYMELNIIQIAPLAFMRGRTLNDAVVILDEAQNTTAQQIKMFLTRMGMNTKMIVTGDMTQIDLPASQTSGLVQALRILKGVKGISFVELNKKDIVRHKLVERIVDAYEKFDKEAKF comes from the coding sequence ATGATAGAGAAAGCAATTGTTCTTGAGGATGTTGATCCTGTTATTTTTTACGGTGTAAACAACGCCAACATGCAATTAATTAAAGCTTTACATCCAAAGCTGCGTATCGTTGCCCGTGGCAATGTCATCAAAGTGCTGGGCGACGAGGAGGAAATGTGTGCCTTCGAGGAAAATATCACCAAACTTGAAAAGTACTGCGCCGAATATAATTCACTGAAAGAAGAAGTTATCATTGACATTATAAAAGGAAATGCTCCGCAAGCGGAACAGACAGGAAACGTGATTGTGTTCAGCGTCACGGGAAAGCCTATCATCCCCCGAAGTGAAAATCAGTTGAAACTGGTGGAAGGATTCGCAAAGAACGATATGGTGTTCGCCATCGGTCCGGCAGGTTCGGGAAAAACATACACCGCTATCGCCCTTGCCGTGCGTGCATTGAAAAACAAAGAAATCAAAAAAATCATTCTTAGCCGCCCCGCCGTAGAAGCCGGAGAAAAACTCGGTTTCCTGCCCGGCGACATGAAAGATAAGATCGATCCATACCTGCAACCTTTATACGATGCCCTGCAAGATATGATACCTGCCGCCAAGTTAAAGGAATACATGGAATTGAACATTATCCAGATTGCCCCGTTAGCCTTCATGCGCGGACGTACGCTGAATGACGCAGTCGTCATATTGGACGAAGCCCAGAATACTACCGCCCAACAAATCAAAATGTTCCTCACCCGTATGGGTATGAACACCAAGATGATTGTGACGGGAGATATGACACAGATTGACCTTCCCGCTTCACAAACATCGGGATTGGTGCAAGCCCTCCGCATCTTGAAGGGAGTGAAAGGGATTAGTTTTGTTGAACTGAATAAGAAAGATATTGTACGCCATAAACTGGTGGAACGTATCGTGGATGCTTACGAAAAGTTCGATAAAGAAGCGAAATTTTAA